Proteins from one Danaus plexippus chromosome 2, MEX_DaPlex, whole genome shotgun sequence genomic window:
- the LOC116779478 gene encoding long-chain fatty acid transport protein 4-like, which yields MDALLAALVALMALAAAMAAVLSTLSKAAIFAILAIAPCVYRYRKRIYVIVKTLPRDAKFLWRYANAMVRSKRWGRNNSTVAELFTKRALKTPDAPCFIMVEGRTWTFREIAENSNQVSRVMQEHLGLKRGDVVCVFMPNCVEYVYTWLGMAKLGAVSALINSNLRHRPLLHCIQVAKAKAIVFSDSLAGAISELGDQLPPELKLFQLYGKCPPGVIDLRAEMDKQVPEYPIVTDKPRYRDTLLYIYTSGTTGMPKAAVLPNSKYLLIVVATVHMLGLRSSDRLYNPLPLYHLAGGLVGTCAALVDGIPTVLRSKFSASHYWTDCIKYDCTVSQYIGEMCRYLLCAPPRPTDTQHRVRIMVGNGMRPAIWQQIVDRFKVPQINEIYGATEGNANIINVDNTVGAVGFLPKLVPTWLHPIALVRADDDGDLIRGPDGLCIRCQPNEPGMFIGLIAQGNASREYYGYVEKSDSNKKLVRDVFCKGDAAFVSGDILVADELGYLYFRDRTGDTYKWKGENVATAEVEDAVRAAIGQRDVVVYGVSIPQTEGRAGMAAVSAASVDGRSLAVALDHALPSYARPLFLRLMKDIEITSTFKLKKRQYQKEGFDPDVIQDPLFFRSGDDFVPLTSQLFDDICNGRVKL from the exons ATGGACGCACTTTTGGCAGCCCTCGTTGCCCTTATGGCATTAGCCGCCGCGATGGCCGCCGTGCTAAGCACGCTTTCTAAAGCGGCGATTTTCGCGATCCTTGCGATTGCTCCCTGCGTATATCGATACAGAAAAAGGATTTATGTCATTGTGAAAACTTTGCCCAGGGATGCCAA ATTCTTGTGGCGGTATGCAAACGCTATGGTGCGGTCGAAGCGCTGGGGGCGTAACAACAGCACGGTGGCGGAATTGTTTACCAAAAGGGCCCTAAAGACGCCGGACGCTCCATGTTTCATCATGGTCGAAGGACGGACTTGGACTTTTCGAGag ATAGCAGAAAATTCAAACCAAGTGTCTCGGGTGATGCAGGAACATCTAGGTTTAAAACGCGGTGATGTCGTGTGTGTGTTTATGCCCAACTGCGTTGAGTATGTTTACACGTGGCTGGGTATGGCGAAGCTCGGCGCCGTGTCCGCGCTCATCAACAGCAACCTTCGCCATCGTCCGCTGCTGCATTGTATCCAAGTGGCTAAAGCCAAGGCGATCGTATTCTCAGATTCGCTGGCTGGCG CTATATCGGAGTTGGGGGATCAGCTGCCTCCTGAGCTGAAGCTATTTCAGCTGTACGGCAAGTGCCCCCCTGGGGTTATTGACCTTCGGGCTGAGATGGATAAACAGGTTCCAGAATATCCTATAGTGACAGACAAGCCTCGATATAGAGATACGCTTCTGTATATTTACACGTCAGGCACGACCGGTATGCCAAAGGCGGCGGTATTGCCAAACTCAAA GTATCTGCTGATAGTGGTGGCGACGGTCCACATGCTCGGCCTCCGCTCGTCCGACCGCCTGTACAACCCTCTGCCGCTGTACCACCTGGCTGGCGGGCTGGTGGGGACCTGCGCCGCGCTCGTGGACGGCATCCCCACCGTGCTGCGGTCCAAATTCTCCGCTAGCCACTACTGGACAGACTGCATCAAGTATGATTGTACG gTGTCTCAGTACATAGGCGAGATGTGTCGTTACCTGCTGTGTGCTCCGCCCAGACCCACGGACACTCAACACCGCGTCCGCATCATGGTAGGGAACGGCATGAGGCCGGCCATCTGGCAGCAGATCGTTGACAG GTTCAAAGTACCTcagataaatgaaatatacggCGCGACGGAGGGAAATGCAAACATAA TCAACGTGGACAATACAGTGGGCGCTGTGGGCTTCCTGCCCAAGTTGGTGCCCACGTGGTTACACCCCATAGCACTGGTCCGAGCTGATGATGACGGGGACCTGATCCGCGGCCCGGACGGATTGTGCATCAGATGCCAACcca ACGAGCCCGGTATGTTCATCGGCCTCATCGCTCAGGGCAACGCGTCCAGGGAGTACTACGGATACGTTGAAAAG AGCGACAGTAACAAGAAGCTGGTCCGCGACGTGTTCTGTAAGGGAGACGCGGCTTTCGTCAGCGGAGATATTCTGGTGGCGGACGAGCTCGGGTACCTGTACTTCAGAGACAGGACCGGGGACACTTACAAGTGGAAGGGGGAGAACGTCGCCACGGCCGAGGTGGAAGACGCGGTGAGGGCGGCCATCGGACAGAGAGATGTCGTCGTCTACGGAGTCTCG atCCCTCAAACGGAAGGCCGCGCTGGTATGGCCGCTGTGAGTGCAGCCAGCGTAGACGGACGGTCGCTGGCGGTAGCGCTCGACCACGCGCTACCATCATACGCGAGACCGCTGTTCCTCAGGCTCATGAAGGACATAGAGATCACCA GTACGTTCAAGTTAAAGAAGCGCCAGTATCAGAAGGAAGGTTTCGACCCGGACGTGATCCAGGACCCGCTGTTCTTCCGCTCCGGGGACGACTTCGTCCCTCTGACGTCACAACTGTTCGACGACATCTGCAACGGACGGGTCAAACTATAA